The segment AAGTTGGATTTAAAAGCTTTACTATAACGTATACGTTATCGTTTATAGTGTTGTTGAGGAGGGAACGTAACTATGATCCGCATTGGGGAGTTGGCGAAGACCGCAAATATCAGCAAAAGAACCCTGTATCATTATGAACAAATTGAATTGCTGCAACCCGCACATATCTCAGAGAACGGATATCGCTATTATGATAGTCAAGCCATCCTTCGGCTGCAAAAAATTCTTTTACTGAAATCGATTGGCTATACCTTAGAACAGATTAAAGGGCTGTTGGAGAATAAGCATTCTGCGCAAGAAGATGATCATTGGATCGCTTCATTAAACGAGCAGATAGAGCTGATAGAACAGAAGAAGGAAGAGCTAAGCCGCAAGCAGTATTATCTCCGGTCAACCATTCATGCCATCCGGCTCAAGGGAACGGAGAATTTGCAGGATCTGACGCACATCATTAGTGCCATGAATAACCGCCCTTTGAGCGGAGAAATCATACCTGCCGAATTCACGGAGGACTCCCCCTTTACGGCTAAGGAAACCGGGATTCTTCAGCATCTCCCTGTGCTTGGCAGCAACAGCCAGCGATTGGAGGAGCTTGTAGACATTATGGGACAGGCAGCAGGTATGATGTCCTCCTCTCCCTATTCTTCTGAAGCTCAGGCTCTGGCGGGCCGGTTGTACGACAAGGCACTGGAGCTATTCGAGGGTGATGCCAAGCTGCTGGATAAGTATTGGGAGCAGATTAGACCCGCTGACGGGGCAGAGCCTGTCGTAATGGGCATGGATCGCGCAATGATGTCTTTTATAGATGAGATGATCGGATATTATCTTGGGCATAGAGAGGAGAACCGGCATGAATAAAGCTAAACAAATAGAGATGATGATCAGGAAAATAGGAAGGACAGCGCTGCTGGCCAGTGTATTGCTTCTATTATCGGCCTGCGGAATAACACAAGAATCCAAGGATGGAATGATCGCTGAGCCCTCCCCAGTACAGGCTGAACCGGATGCAGGTGCCATACGCGTAGAGGTGCTGATTAAAAGTGACAGCGATTCGGCAGTTAATCTGGAGGTGGACATCGACGCCCGGAAGCACCCGGAGAGTGTATACCTGGATACGATTGAACTTCCATATCGAGAGGAATTTAACGTCCCCAAGGACACCTTCATCCCGTTGAATTCCACCAAGGTGCTGGCAGAAAAGGATGAAGCGGCCACTTGGATCAGCTGCACCATTCTGTATGACGGAGAGGTAGTCGCAACTCACAAATCCAGAGGGGATAAGGCGAAGGCCGTTTGCGAGAAGAATTTCCGCCTGGGGCCGGGATAACGAACGGATAAGATATCAGGCTTCCCGGAAAAAAAGACCACCCTGTGCCCGAAGGCATCAGCGAACAGGCTGATGACGGGTGCACAGGGTGGAGTGTTGACCTCTATCTATTAGTACAAAGTCTTGGTCGCCGCGGAGATGAACGGAATAATCTCATCCGTCTTGCCTGTCTGCACTTTGGCAGGCCATGCGGGATCGCTGATCAGCGCCCGGCCTACTGCTACCAGATCGAATTCGCCCTTCTCCAGGCGTTCCAGCAGACGGTCGATGTTATCGTCCTCATTCTTCTCCATAACCGCACTGGTGAATGCGAAGATATCTACCCCGGCATTGTTGAGCGGGGTCAGGAAACGGGCCAGATACTCCAGCGTCTCCTCCAGCTTAGCGTCGTAGGCCCTGCCCTTCCACTACGAGAAGCGGAGTACGATCGGGAAATCCCCAGATTTAAAATAACTTCATTGCTTAGAGCTTCAGTGTGAGGCACGCAACTCAGGAGTATCTCCAGCGCAACAAAATCACCCTTCGGGTGGAAGAGATTACCTGCGCGACAGCAAATGTATGACGTTTTCCGCATATATTCGGGCCACCAGCCTGCGCGACAGCAAATGTATGCTGTTTTCCGCATACATTCGGGCCACAAGCCTGCGCGCCAGCAAATGTATGCCGTTTTCCGCATACATTCGGGCCACAAGCCTGCGCGCCAGCAAATGTATGCTGTTTTCCGCATACATTCAGGCCACAAGCCTGCGCGCCAGCAAATGTATGCTGTTTTCCGCATACATTCTGAGCTCCTCATATACTCATGCGACCTCCTGATCATCCAAAGAGTACTTCTCCCCACGCGATGCCCCCTTATCCACAACAGACGGATAATATAATTTCCTATACGACAAAAAAGCCCGGCCTAAAATGTAAGGTCCCGGACTTATTTATTACAACCAGCTTGCCACCGGACGTCCTAATCCCCAAGCCTATAGATCAAAATCGATGCGTTGGAGTTGACCTGCGTTCCTCCGGCTAAGGTCTGTAAATTGATTGCAGCGGCACTGGAATGGTTCCTTAAAGTGATTACATCGCCGGGGACTACAGAGATAATCACCATCCCGGGGTTAGGCTGTGTTCCCGCTCCAGAACCATAGACACTGCCACCAACAGGTGCACCGTTCAGATACAACGTGAACTGATTCGGTTCCACTGCGGTGACAATAAAGATTACCGCATAATCTCCTGCATTCTCAACATTAATCTGAGCGGTATTAGGGGTATGCGAGAAGCCGACAAGACTCTCATTGCTGTCAAAAGTAACATCTGCTTCCGTAGCCACGGTCTGGGCCCCCGTATTGAAAATATAGGCATAAGATGACGCCAATACGCCCGTCGCTCCCGTGGCTCCTGTTGCGCCCGTCGCTCCAGTTGCACCCGTTACTCCCGTGGCTCCCGTCACTCCCGTTGCTCCCGTGGCTCCAGTTGCACCCGTCACTCCCGTTGCACCCGTCACTCCAGTTGCACCCGTCACTCCCGTTGCACCCGTCACTCCCGTTGCACCCGTTGCTCCAGTTGCACCTGTGGCTCCCGTTACTCCCGTTGCACCCGTGGCTCCCGTCACACCCGTTACTCCCGTGGCTCCCGTGGCTCCAGTTGCACCCGTAGCTCCCGTTACTCCCGTCGCACCCGTTGCTCCAGTTGCACCTGTGGCTCCCGTCACTCCCGTTGCTCCCGTAGCTCCCGTCACACCCGTTACTCCCGTCGCACCCGTGGCTCCCGTTGCTCCCGTCGCACCCGTGGCTCCCGTTACTCCCGTCGCCCCCGTTACTCCCGTTACTCCGGTAGCTCCGGTGACTCCTGTTGCCTCTTCTCCCAGCAACTCCTGCGAGACCAGCCGGTGTGCTGTCACCAACTGCCCGCTGGTATTTTGGCCCCATAGGGACACCTGCGCTTCGGAGACCGCCGTTCCTGTCGTGTTGAACACGAATTCAAAAGCATCCAGGTCTGCATAGTAAATTTTGGTAACCACTTGGGAGGGGGCCACACTGATCTCCTCCTGCACATATAAGGTGCGTATGCCGTTCAGGGTATAACCCGAAATAAGCATATCGAAGAATCCGGTTATATTGCGGCCGTCTATTTTGAGTGTTACCCTTTGCGTCGGGCGGGTCCCCGTATTGCTTGAAATATTGTTCTCAATCGGTCCTGTAGATAAAATTGCCATTTCCAGCTCCCCTCTCAACCTAAATCAAGCTATATTAATAGCAATATTCGAGAGAAAACAGAAGAGTGTTGGCAAATTGGCATTATTATAAGAAATAGTCATAATCAGTACATCTTCAAAGATTCACCCGCAAAAAAACACCCCATGCGGGCAGCCATGAGCGGATAGACTTGAAGTCTAACCTAATGGCTTGGCACAGGGTGTTACAGATCAAGCTCTATTGATTAAAACAATGTCTTGGTAGACTCCGAGGTGAACGGAATAATCTCGTTAATCTTGCCCGCCTGCACTTTGGCAGGCCATGCGGGATCGCTGATCAGCGCCCGGCCTACTGCTACCAGATCGAATTCGCCCTTCTCCAGGCGTTCCAGCAGACGGTCGATGTTGTCGTCCTGGTCCTTCTCCGTGACCGCACTGGTGAACGCACTATCCAATCCCACAGAACCTACTGTAATGGCAGGCTTGCCCGTGATCTTCTTCGTCCAGCCTGCCAGGTTAAGCTCCGAGCCAGCGAATTCCGGCTCCCAGAACCGCCGGGTCGAGCAGTGGAAGATATCCACCCCGGCATTGCTGAGCGGGGTCAGGAAGCGGGCCAGGTCTTCGGGAGACTCGGCCAGCTTAGCATCATAGGCCCCGGCCTTCCACTGCGAGAAGCGGAGTACAATCGGGAAATCCGGTCCTACCGCGCGGCGGCAGGCATCGACCACTTCCACCGCGAAGGTGGTGCGCGCCTCCAGATCACCGCCGTATTCATCGGTGCGGCGGTTGGTCTTCTCCCAGAAGAACTGGTCGATCAGATAGCCGTGGGCGCCGTGCAGCTCTATGCCGTCGAAGCCGATGGCTTTGGCAGCCTTCGCTGCCTTGGCGAAGGCACTGACGATGGCCTGAATCTCGCTCTTCGTCATCGGCTCCGTCACCTGCTCACCGGCCAGATTCAGCCCGGACGGGCCAATCGGCAGCGCCGAAGCGTTAGGCTCCTCACCGATCTTACGGGCCATGCCGACATGCCAGAGCTGGGGCATAATCTTGCCTCCGGCGGCATGCACCTCGCGCACGACCTGCGCCCATCCCTCCAGAGCGGCTTCGCCATGGAAGTTCGGGATATCCTGATGGCTGACTGCCGCCGGATGATCGATGGCTGTGCCTTCGGTAATGATCAGGCCCACCCCGCCTTCCGCGCGGCGGCGGTAATACGCCGCCACCTCAGGACCAGGTACGCCTCCGGGAGAATACACCCGGGTCATCGGGGCCATCACCACACGGTTACTGAGAGACAAGCCCCCGTATTCAAAAGGTTCAAACAATGCAGCAGCATTCATAATTCACTAGCCTCCATTTCATACGATGATTACTTGATGATTACTTGATGATTACTTGATGATTACTTGATGATTACTTTAAGTAAGCATAGTATGACGCTTCCCGGCGGCAAATGCAAATGACTGCCAGTCTAAGCGGTTTGATAAATCTTATAAGTCCAGCACTCCGGCTTTTGGAGTCACCCGGAAGGCTGCGGCCAGATCTGCCAGCTGCTGATCGGTGATCTTCTGCCGAATCTCTCTTCCGCCGATCAGGTTATAGACAATCGCGGCCTTTTCAATCGTTTCAACCAGTCCGAAGGTGGCATCCATCGTCGCCCCGGTCACAAAGATCCCATGCTGCGGCCAGATGACTACGCGGTACTCCTTCATTTTATCCGCGGTAGCCCGGCCGATCTCGCTGCTCCCCGGCACCATCCAGGGAATGACGCTGACGCCATCCGGGAAGACCACCAGACATTCCGTGCACATCTCCCACAGCGTCTTGGTGA is part of the Paenibacillus sp. FSL M7-0420 genome and harbors:
- a CDS encoding MerR family transcriptional regulator codes for the protein MIRIGELAKTANISKRTLYHYEQIELLQPAHISENGYRYYDSQAILRLQKILLLKSIGYTLEQIKGLLENKHSAQEDDHWIASLNEQIELIEQKKEELSRKQYYLRSTIHAIRLKGTENLQDLTHIISAMNNRPLSGEIIPAEFTEDSPFTAKETGILQHLPVLGSNSQRLEELVDIMGQAAGMMSSSPYSSEAQALAGRLYDKALELFEGDAKLLDKYWEQIRPADGAEPVVMGMDRAMMSFIDEMIGYYLGHREENRHE
- a CDS encoding BclA C-terminal domain-containing protein, with translation MAILSTGPIENNISSNTGTRPTQRVTLKIDGRNITGFFDMLISGYTLNGIRTLYVQEEISVAPSQVVTKIYYADLDAFEFVFNTTGTAVSEAQVSLWGQNTSGQLVTAHRLVSQELLGEEATGVTGATGVTGVTGATGVTGATGATGATGATGATGVTGVTGATGATGVTGATGATGATGATGVTGATGATGATGATGVTGVTGATGATGVTGATGATGATGATGVTGATGVTGATGVTGATGVTGATGATGATGVTGATGVTGATGATGATGATGATGVLASSYAYIFNTGAQTVATEADVTFDSNESLVGFSHTPNTAQINVENAGDYAVIFIVTAVEPNQFTLYLNGAPVGGSVYGSGAGTQPNPGMVIISVVPGDVITLRNHSSAAAINLQTLAGGTQVNSNASILIYRLGD
- a CDS encoding NADH:flavin oxidoreductase; translated protein: MNAAALFEPFEYGGLSLSNRVVMAPMTRVYSPGGVPGPEVAAYYRRRAEGGVGLIITEGTAIDHPAAVSHQDIPNFHGEAALEGWAQVVREVHAAGGKIMPQLWHVGMARKIGEEPNASALPIGPSGLNLAGEQVTEPMTKSEIQAIVSAFAKAAKAAKAIGFDGIELHGAHGYLIDQFFWEKTNRRTDEYGGDLEARTTFAVEVVDACRRAVGPDFPIVLRFSQWKAGAYDAKLAESPEDLARFLTPLSNAGVDIFHCSTRRFWEPEFAGSELNLAGWTKKITGKPAITVGSVGLDSAFTSAVTEKDQDDNIDRLLERLEKGEFDLVAVGRALISDPAWPAKVQAGKINEIIPFTSESTKTLF